The nucleotide window ATATCGCTTTATATTCAACGATGCCGAAGTAAAATTAGCTTTTGTAAATGATGAACAACTGTACCAAAAAGTAAATCCGTTAAAGATGATGTCGCTACTTTGGGTGGTATTTTACAGTTTTGAAAAAATTGACAATGTAAAACATTGGACAGAAATTCAAAGTATGGGAATGAATTTGACCCTACCATGATGTAGATTCTATCAAAAAAACTATACAGCCCGATGATTTGGCAACTATTATTTATACTTCAGGCACTACGGGCGTTCCGAAAGGCGTAATGCTCACCCACAGTAATATTGTGAGCAATGTGAACTCGGTGATGCCGCCGATTTTGCCGCTTGACAGTTCGGTGCGTGCGCTGAGTTTTTTGCCCCTGTGTCACATTTTTGAGCGCATGGTAGTTTATACTTATATCGCCAACGGCTGCTCGGTGTATTATGCCGAAAGCATGGAAACCATAGGCGAGAATCTCAAAGAAGTAAAACCGCACTTTTTACCACTGTTCCGCGTCTCTAGAGAAAGTTTATGATAAAATCATAGCAAAAGGAGACGAACTCACCGGTATCAAGAAAAAACTCTTTGACTGGGCGATAGAACTCGGTTTGGAATACGATGTAAAAGGAAAAAGCGCATTGTATCAATTACAATTAAGTATTGCCCGCAAGCTCGTTTTCAGCAAATGGAAAGAAGCCCCTAGGCGGCAATATTGTAGGTATATATACGCGGTGCATCGGCTTTGCAAAGCCGCTTGGAGCGCGTGTTTAATGCGGCGGGCATTGCGGTGCGGCAGGGCTACGGGCTTACCGAAACATCGCCCGTACTCACTTTCAGCCGCTTTGGTGAAGACAGCTACCTCATCGGCAGTGTGGGGCAACCTGTACCCGGCGTGGAAGTAAAATTAGACCCGCAAAACAATGAAATTCTGGCACGCGGAGCTAATATTATGAAAGGCTACTACAAACGTCCTGATGCCACCGCCGAAGTAATTGATGCCGAAGGGTGGTTTCATACCGGTGATGTAGGCGAATGGGTGGACGGCAAGTATTTGCGCATCACCGACCGCATCAAGCAGTTGTTCAAAACATCGGGCGGCAAATATGTAGCTCCGCAACCCATTGAAAATAAATTAGCCGAATCGCCTTTTATTGAGCAAGTGATGATTACGGGCAACGACCAAAAATATGTTGGTGCGCTCATAGTGCCCGGACGCGATGCACTCACCAACTTCTGCAAAGAGCACAAACTCCCCACACAATCCATAGAAGAAATGATTCAGCAACCCGCCGTACTTGCCAAATATCAGGAAATTATCAACGGCTACAATCCTTTGTTTAACAAAGTGGAGCAGGTAAAACGCTTTAAACTCTTGCCCAAAGAATGGACGATAGACAACGGCGAACTCACAGCTACGATGAAAGCCAAACGAAAAGTTATTTTGGAAAAATACGCCGACATCATCGCCGAAATACACAGCTATGGCGATAAATAATTCATCAACTCTATAAAGACCAAACGTATAAGGTTTATTCAAAAAACAAACCTTATACGTTTGATTATAAAAAAACACACCTCCATGTGGCAAGATATCATCAATGGTTTTAAAAATTTTTTGCAGTTAGAAAAAGGCTTGTCAAAGCACTCTGTTGAGGCTTATCTTGATGATATTTTCAAATTGCGGCAATATGCCGAACAGCAAGAGCCTCCTTTGAGTGCGGTGCAATTTACATTAGAGGAGTTGGAGTTGTTCATTACACATTTGGCAGAATCAGGCATCAGTACGCGCTCGCAAGCGCGTGTTATTTCGGGTATCAAAGCATTTTATCGTTATTTAGATATTGAAAATATGCTGCCAAAAGGAAACCCCACCGAATTGCTCGAAGCTCCCAAAATGAGCAAAACCATACCCGAGTATCTCACCCTCAAAGAAATAGAGCGTATGTGTGCCGCCATTGACCACAGCAGCCCCGAAGGGCAACGCAACCGCGCTATTATTGAGGTGCTCTACGGCTGCGGCTTGCGCGTGAGCGAATTGTGCGGGCTACGCCTGTCAAATTTATACTTAGACATCGGTTTTTTGAAAGTACAGGGCAAAGGCAACAAAGAGCGATTAGTACCCATCAATGATACCGCTATTATGCACCTGCGCTGCTACATTGCCGAAGTGCGCAGTGCTTTGCCCATTCAGCCTGCTTTTCAGGATATGGTGCTGCTCAACCGCTTCGGAAAATCACTCAGCCGCATCAGCGTATTCAATATTATCAAAGATTTGGCGGCGGCGGCAGGCATCAAAAAAAACATCAGCCCGCACACCTTGCGCCACTCTTTTGCTACCCACCTCTACGAAGGCGGAGCCGATTTGCGTGCCATACAGGATATGCTCGGACACGAATCTATCACCAGCACCGAAATTTATTCGCATGTGAGCAACCAACATTTGCGCAAAACCCTTTTGCAATATCACCCGCGCTTTCAAAACAACTCCTGAGTATATCATTCATAAAATTATTGCAAAGCATTTTTTTATAATAAAAAATTAATTATCAATATTTTATACATTTATCACACAAACACATTGCAATTATATTTGTTTTGTCTTTTTTCAAAATGTTTGTGGCTGATTTATTGTAAATTTGTGCTTTGCTTTTTTTATTCTGATATTCTTTAAACATTTTCTTGTATGCCAACTTTTGAAAGCCGCAATCCCTACACCGGAGAATTGCTCGAAACCTACTCTGCCGCCCACTTGCGCCATATAGAAAATGTGTTGTCAAAAGCCCAAGATGCTTATCATATCAACCGCACGGCAACGCTGTCGGTACGATTGAAACGACTACAATATTTAGCAGAAGTATTGGAGAAAAACAAAAATAGCTATGCCGCACTCATAACCGCCGAAATGGGAAAGCCCATCACACAATCCGTAGCAGAAATAGAAAAATGCGCCGCTTTGTGTCGCTATTATACCGAAAAAGGCGAAGCCTTATTGAGCAAAGAAGAAACCCAACTGCCGGACGGCGGCACTGCCGTTTTACAACCTGTGCCTTTGGGCGTGGTGCTGTGCATTATGCCTTGGAATTTTCCTTTCTGGCAGGTATTTCGTTGTGCGGTGGGTGCTACATTGGTGGGCAATGCCGTAGTGCTGAAGCACGCTCCCAATGTACCGCAATGCGCCTTAGCCATAGAGACGGCTTTCAAAGAAGCATTTTTTGCGGAGGGGATTTTTCAGAATGTATTTGCCGACCACGAAAAAACCGCCGTAATGATAAGTGATGCGCGTGTGCAGGGTGTAGCATTTACGGGCAGCGTGGCAGGTGGCGCAAAAGTGGCACAAACAGCCGGCAAACATATCAAAAAAACAGTGCTGGAACTCGGCGGCAGTGATGCCTTTGTGGTGCTGGCAGATGCACCTTTGAAAGAAGCAGCAAAAATTGCCGTGCGCTCGCGCATGATTAATTCGGGACAAAGTTGCATTGCCGCCAAACGTTTCATTGTTGCCGAAAGTATCGCCGACACTTTTGAAGAATTGGTATGGGCAGAGATGAAAAAATTGAAAATGGGCGACCCTATGGACAAAGCCACAGAAATAGGTCCGCTGGCACGCCGCGATTTGGTGCTTACCGCCCAAAAACAAGTAGAGGCTTCGCTGGAGTTGGGTGCTACCCTGCGAAGCAGCGGCGTTGTTGAAAAAAATTCGCTCCTGTATCCGCCCACATTGCTCACCGATGTAATAGAAAAAATGCCCGTATTTTGCGAAGAAGTATTTGCGCCGGTATTTTGCAGCAGCCGCGCACGCGATGAGCAACACGCACTGGAACTTACAAATACTTCGGAGTATGGCTTGGGCGCAAGTGTGTGGACGAGCGATATGGAGCGCGGAAAATTATTCGCAAAAAAAATACAAACCGGAACAGTGGGCATCAATCGTATGGTGCAATCCTATCCAGAAATACCTTTTGGCGGCGTAAAAAAATCGGGCTACGGCAAAGAACTCGGCGCGGCAGGTTTGTGGGAATTTACCAATTTGAAGTCTTTGATATACTCATAAAAATTAATTTTACAAAAAAAAACAAGAACCGATAAATCCGTACAATTGTATTAATATTGTGCTGATAAGTATATATTTTTGATGCCGATGCATGGAGTGCAGTTTTATATAAAGCGAATGTTCACTTGGTCAGTGAACCAACATGTCGCTATTTTTCGCTATTTATTAGTAGGAATTACCGTTATTATTCTGTCGTTGTTGTTTCCGCGCAGCAATTTTCGTTACGATTATGAACGCAACAGAACCTGGAAATACAACAATTTGTACGCACCTTTTGATTACGCACTCGAAAAAACCAAAGAAACTTTAGAAGCAGACCAAGAGCGGATACGCCAAAACTTTGTTCCATTTTATCGCCTGAACAGGAACTTATTATCCGTTCATATTCAGGAATTTCAGGAAAATTTTCTCTATAAGCTCACATTACTTTCGGGCAAAGATACTTCCATTGTTCCCCTTTTGCGCGATTCCTACAACAATACCGACTCCATTCAAGTACTTAATTTTAATGTGGCACAAACCCATGTGATAAGCGATTATTACACCCTAGAGCAGTTGAATGATGTGCTGCAAACACAATTGGAAAAATTAAAACCGCGACAGGCTGATTTTTTAAAACCCTTGTTGCGCGAGCATCTGCACCCCAATATTATGTATGATAAAAATGTAAGTGAGCGTTTTTTAAATGCTGCCCTTGATAGGGTTTCGCTCACACAGGGCATCGTAAAAAAAGGGGATTTGGTCGTAGGGCAAGGAGCCATCATCAGTGATGAAGTATTTACAAAACTCAATTCGCTGCGCAAAAACTATTTTAATCAACTCAACGAAGATGTCAATTTTAATTTAATAAATATCGGATATTTTTTGTTGGTGAGCATTTTAATAACTTTATTCTTAGTGTATTTGAATCTTTTCCGAAACGAAACTTTTAATGATTACCGGCAATTAGGGTTTATTTTTTTGTTGATAATAGGTTTTTTATTGTTGATAAAAGCAGTAGTAGCTTTGGACAATAATATGTATTTGTATATTATTCCATTTGCGATTATTCCTATTGTTTTGCGCACTTTTTTCGGCAATCAGATGACTTTGTATGTGTATGTGATTCTGCTGCTATTGAGTAATTTTATGATCCCCGTAGGCTTTGAATTTCTATTTTTGCAATTCACGGTAGGTTTGGTGGCTATTTTTGCCACAGTGAGTACCTTTTATTGGTCGGATTTTTTTCTGTCTGTATTTTGGGTAATGATAACCTACTTAGCCGGTTTTGTGGCTCTTTCTTTTATCCAAAGCGGCTCACTTGATAGTTTGGATTGGCAAATTTTATTGGCGTTGATACTCAATTCTTTGCTCACTCTTTTGGCATATCCTCTGATTCCACTGATAGAGAGATTGTTCGGGTTTGTATCTAATACGCGCCTGATAGAACTGACGCATCTGCAAAATCCCTTGCTCCAAGAACTCAACGAAAAAGCTCCGGGTACATTTTGGCATTCGTATCAGGTGGCAAATTTGGCGGAAGCCGCCGCCGGTGTTATTGGCAGCAATACACTGCTCGTAAAAGTAGGTGCTTTGTATCACGACATTGGCAAAATGGAAAAACCCCAATATTTTATCGAAAACCAAACCGGTTCTTTTAACCCGCACGATGAATTAAGCCCTTTGGAAAGTGTGCGCATTATTGTGCAACATGTGACCAAAGGAATTGAGATAGCCAAAAAACATCGCCTGCCCAATGTTATTATTGATTTTATACGCACCCACCATGGCACTACCATCATTGGTGTATTTATGGAAAAATACCGACATCTCCACCCCAACGACTTTATTGATGAAGTAGAGTTCCGCTATCCGGGTCCCCTGCCCTACTCCAAAGAAACCGCCCTCGTTATGATTGCCGACTCCTTAGATGCCGCCTCTATGAGCCTCTCCAATCCTTCGGAACAAGACATTGAAAATTTGGTGGAAAACATTATTCAGCAAAAAATAGATGCCGGACAATTCAGCAACTGCGATTTGTCGTTCAAAGATTTAAAAAACATCAAAAAAGTACTCAAAACCCAACTAAAAAGTAAATTTCATTTGCGGGTAAAATATCGTTGAGTCGGCAACCCATCGCCGCTTTTT belongs to Sphingobacteriales bacterium and includes:
- a CDS encoding AMP-binding protein, with the protein product MATIIYTSGTTGVPKGVMLTHSNIVSNVNSVMPPILPLDSSVRALSFLPLCHIFERMVVYTYIANGCSVYYAESMETIGENLKEVKPHFLPLFRVSRESL
- a CDS encoding AMP-binding protein, with amino-acid sequence MQSRLERVFNAAGIAVRQGYGLTETSPVLTFSRFGEDSYLIGSVGQPVPGVEVKLDPQNNEILARGANIMKGYYKRPDATAEVIDAEGWFHTGDVGEWVDGKYLRITDRIKQLFKTSGGKYVAPQPIENKLAESPFIEQVMITGNDQKYVGALIVPGRDALTNFCKEHKLPTQSIEEMIQQPAVLAKYQEIINGYNPLFNKVEQVKRFKLLPKEWTIDNGELTATMKAKRKVILEKYADIIAEIHSYGDK
- a CDS encoding tyrosine recombinase XerD, which encodes MWQDIINGFKNFLQLEKGLSKHSVEAYLDDIFKLRQYAEQQEPPLSAVQFTLEELELFITHLAESGISTRSQARVISGIKAFYRYLDIENMLPKGNPTELLEAPKMSKTIPEYLTLKEIERMCAAIDHSSPEGQRNRAIIEVLYGCGLRVSELCGLRLSNLYLDIGFLKVQGKGNKERLVPINDTAIMHLRCYIAEVRSALPIQPAFQDMVLLNRFGKSLSRISVFNIIKDLAAAAGIKKNISPHTLRHSFATHLYEGGADLRAIQDMLGHESITSTEIYSHVSNQHLRKTLLQYHPRFQNNS
- a CDS encoding NAD-dependent succinate-semialdehyde dehydrogenase, yielding MPTFESRNPYTGELLETYSAAHLRHIENVLSKAQDAYHINRTATLSVRLKRLQYLAEVLEKNKNSYAALITAEMGKPITQSVAEIEKCAALCRYYTEKGEALLSKEETQLPDGGTAVLQPVPLGVVLCIMPWNFPFWQVFRCAVGATLVGNAVVLKHAPNVPQCALAIETAFKEAFFAEGIFQNVFADHEKTAVMISDARVQGVAFTGSVAGGAKVAQTAGKHIKKTVLELGGSDAFVVLADAPLKEAAKIAVRSRMINSGQSCIAAKRFIVAESIADTFEELVWAEMKKLKMGDPMDKATEIGPLARRDLVLTAQKQVEASLELGATLRSSGVVEKNSLLYPPTLLTDVIEKMPVFCEEVFAPVFCSSRARDEQHALELTNTSEYGLGASVWTSDMERGKLFAKKIQTGTVGINRMVQSYPEIPFGGVKKSGYGKELGAAGLWEFTNLKSLIYS
- a CDS encoding HDIG domain-containing protein, encoding MFTWSVNQHVAIFRYLLVGITVIILSLLFPRSNFRYDYERNRTWKYNNLYAPFDYALEKTKETLEADQERIRQNFVPFYRLNRNLLSVHIQEFQENFLYKLTLLSGKDTSIVPLLRDSYNNTDSIQVLNFNVAQTHVISDYYTLEQLNDVLQTQLEKLKPRQADFLKPLLREHLHPNIMYDKNVSERFLNAALDRVSLTQGIVKKGDLVVGQGAIISDEVFTKLNSLRKNYFNQLNEDVNFNLINIGYFLLVSILITLFLVYLNLFRNETFNDYRQLGFIFLLIIGFLLLIKAVVALDNNMYLYIIPFAIIPIVLRTFFGNQMTLYVYVILLLLSNFMIPVGFEFLFLQFTVGLVAIFATVSTFYWSDFFLSVFWVMITYLAGFVALSFIQSGSLDSLDWQILLALILNSLLTLLAYPLIPLIERLFGFVSNTRLIELTHLQNPLLQELNEKAPGTFWHSYQVANLAEAAAGVIGSNTLLVKVGALYHDIGKMEKPQYFIENQTGSFNPHDELSPLESVRIIVQHVTKGIEIAKKHRLPNVIIDFIRTHHGTTIIGVFMEKYRHLHPNDFIDEVEFRYPGPLPYSKETALVMIADSLDAASMSLSNPSEQDIENLVENIIQQKIDAGQFSNCDLSFKDLKNIKKVLKTQLKSKFHLRVKYR